The Arthrobacter sp. PM3 genome contains the following window.
CCTCGAGGCGTTCTGCTTCCTCGCCGCCGACCGCCTCGCCCCGGGCCACCATTCCCGCGGTGTCCGAGAGCGGGATCTGCTTGAGGGTCAGGGCCAGGATCAGGGCGATGCCCAGGAACGGCAGCAGGTACCAGAACACCGGCGCGAGCGAGTCGGCGTAGGCGTTGACGATCGCGTCCTTGAGCTGGGCGGGCAGCTGGCTGAGGGCCTGCGGGTCCAGTGTGCGGGTGGACTGCGACGCCTGGTCGGCGGACGCTCCGGCGCCGGTGAAGGCCCGGGTCAGGGATTCGGACAGCCGGGTGGTGAAGATGGAGCCGAACACGGCGACGCCGAGGGACGCGCCGACTTCGCGGAAGTAGTTGTTGGTACTGGTCGCCGTGCCGATCTGGTCCGCCGGCACGGAGTTCTGCACCACGAGGACAATCACCTGCATGATGGAGCCGAGGCCGGCGCCGAACACGAAGAGCTGCACGCAGATCACCCAGATGGGCGTGGCGGCGGTGAGGGTGGTCAGCCACAGCATGGCGGCGATGGTCAGGACAGCCCCCAGGACCGGGAACATCTTGTACTTGCCGGTCTTGGAAATGCGGACGCCGGAGAAAATGGCCATGCCCATGAGACCCACCATCATCGGCAGCATCAGCAGGCCGGATTCCGCGGCGGAGGTGCCGGAGGACATCTGCAGGAAGGTGGGAACGAAGGCGATTGCGGCGAACATGCCCAGTCCGAGGGTGAAGCCGATGGCCGTGGAATTGACGAAGATGCGGTTCCTGAACAGGCTCATGGGGATGATGGGGTCCTCGGCCAGGCGCTCCACCAGGACAAACGCGGCCGCGGCAAGCACGAGCCCGGCACCGAAGGTCCACGTCAGCGGTGAATCCCAGCCTTCGTCCTTCTTGCCGCCGAAGTCGGTGAAGAAGATCAGGCATGTGGTGGCGGCCGAGAGCAGGAGCACGCCCAGGATGTCGATCCGCTTCTCGGCCTTCTTGTTCGGCAGGGTCAGGGTGAACCACGCGATGGTGAACGCGGCAATGCCGATCGGGATGTTGATGTAGAAGGCCCATTCCCAGGTCAGGTGGTCCACGAAGAAGCCGCCCAGCAGCGGCCCGGCAACGGCGGAGAGGCCGAAGATGGCGCCCAGCGGGCCCATGTACTTGCCGCGCTCCTTGGCGGGGACGATGTCGGCGATGATGGCCTGGGAGAGGATCATGAGGCCGCCGCCGCCGAGGCCCTGGACGGCGCGGAAGACGACGAAGCCCCAGAAGTCGGTGGCAAAGGCGCAGCCTACGGACGCGAGGGTGAACAGGCCGATGGCGATCAGGAAGAGGTTCCGGCGGCCCAGGATGTCACCGAATTTTCCGTAGATCGGCATGACGATGGT
Protein-coding sequences here:
- a CDS encoding MDR family MFS transporter, with amino-acid sequence MSAAASIKPVAEPLLLTQKRIWIIFSALIAGMLLSSLDQTIVSTAMPTIVGKLGGVEHQAWITTAYLLATTIVMPIYGKFGDILGRRNLFLIAIGLFTLASVGCAFATDFWGFVVFRAVQGLGGGGLMILSQAIIADIVPAKERGKYMGPLGAIFGLSAVAGPLLGGFFVDHLTWEWAFYINIPIGIAAFTIAWFTLTLPNKKAEKRIDILGVLLLSAATTCLIFFTDFGGKKDEGWDSPLTWTFGAGLVLAAAAFVLVERLAEDPIIPMSLFRNRIFVNSTAIGFTLGLGMFAAIAFVPTFLQMSSGTSAAESGLLMLPMMVGLMGMAIFSGVRISKTGKYKMFPVLGAVLTIAAMLWLTTLTAATPIWVICVQLFVFGAGLGSIMQVIVLVVQNSVPADQIGTATSTNNYFREVGASLGVAVFGSIFTTRLSESLTRAFTGAGASADQASQSTRTLDPQALSQLPAQLKDAIVNAYADSLAPVFWYLLPFLGIALILALTLKQIPLSDTAGMVARGEAVGGEEAERLEAERAAART